The window TTCACCGTATGATAGTGATTTGTCGCCTCGCCACTCTGTTCGTGAAACAGTTAGGGTGGATGTCCACCAGTTAAACAGTAAGTACCAAATTGTACGTTTTTGGTGACGTACATTTTAAATTGTATGGTTTTGGCAACATACATACTTGTTGTTTTTGGTGACAACATAATATTTTGAGTATGTTTTTGGTAACATACTTACCTacattaatttgttgtttttggtgacaacataatttaatgtttaagtACCTATGTTTTTGGcaacatattttttgtacaacctACATGTATTTGTTGTTCGAGACATGATATTATGTGTTTTTGATAACTTTAATATGCTTATTTTTCTGATTctgttttaatacaaattagaAATTAACATGTCTCTTTTATTGCTTCAGGTGATTCTGAACAGCAAGAAAATAATCCTCAGCCCCCGATCGTGCAATCAGAGGAAGCAGAAGAAAAATCTGTGAGTTCTGAGGTTTTGCAGATACTTGGCGATGAGTCAATAAATAAGACCGTCTTAGGACCTCCAATTTATGAGGCAGTAGTCCCTCGCTGGAGTAATATTTTACAGAATGGTTTAAGTGAGGAGAATATTCAAGTTCTTCTCCAAAAGCATATAATACTCGAAGTCTCTGGAAGTACCTCAGTTAAATCCCGAGGTTAGGGCAGCCTTAACTGCTCAAATACTCCGCAGAGATGAGCGCCTGGTGCGAAAACAGCAATTTGTGGCTGCAAGCATATCAGCAATTTCCCAAGCCTTAACTTTGATGCTAGCTGAAGAAGGGGGGGGGGCAACAACGTATATATGCAATACCTAAGTAATGCTGGCCGCCTATTGTGTCATCTACACCATCTTGACACCATGACACGCAAAGATCTTATACATTATTTAGAGCTAAAAGCtgtttatttggttttaaaacattttgctGAAAATGCTTCAGATTGCAAGATATTATTCCGAGTTGACAATACAACTGCCACGGCTTATATTAATAAGATGGGAAGTGTACAGCACCAATCCCTAAATAAATTATCTCGTATTATTTGGCAATGGTGCGAgggtaaaaatatctatttatatgCCAGTTATATAAAGTCTAAATTATTCAAAGAAACCGAATGGGAAATAAGCAACTTGGTGTTTAAAGATATAATATCCACTTTTGGGAAACCAGAAATTGATCTTTGCTTCAAAAATGAACGCTAAATGCAAAAAGCTTGTATCATGGTTGGGAAGTTCAGAATGCATAGCAGTGGACGCCTTTACGATAAAATGGaacaagtttttcttttatgctTTTTCATTTTCTGTTATTCTTCGTGCTTTGCACAAaataaaagaggaaaaagctAGAGGAATTGTCGTTGTGCCCTTCTGGATATCCCAGCCATGGTACCCACTTTTTACATCATTATTAGAATCAACACCTTCAGTTTTCGAGGCTGACGAACGTTTACTTTCTTTTAGGAACGTGCCTAATCCTCTTTGGCGAAAAATTTCCCTGGTGGCAGGAGTGTTATGCTCCAAGCCCTGAGAGCTGGTTCAGTACCTGAAGAAGCTTTAGAAATTTGCTTGGCCTCCATTACTACCTCTACAATTCAACAATATAATTCAGCTCTTAAACTGTGGTGGCAATTTAGAAAATCTCGAAACATGAAAGTTTATTCAGCCTCTGtcccagatattttaaaattttttactactcaatttaaaaatggagCTACTTATACgtctttaaattcatttagaGCAGCTCTTACTCAAATTTTGGGGCCAGAATTAACTTCGGATTTTAGAATTAAGAGGTTTTTTACAGGGGTCCATAGTTTAAGACCTACTGCTCCCAGATACAATTACACAGGGAACCCCTGTATTGTTTTGACGTATGTTAAATCTATGTCTAATGAAACATTAAGCCTTCAAGACCTCACATATAAATTAGCAATCCTTATTGCCTTGGCTACTGGTCAAAGAGTACAGACTTTAGCCAACATagaagttgaaaatattattatagatgaAAACAAAGTTGAggttaaaatacctaaaaaacttaaaacttcaGCCAAAGGTCGAATTCGACCTACTCTTCTTTTGCCTTTCTTTAATCAAGATAAGAAAATTTGTCTAGCTAGAACCTTAAttgagtatttaaataaaaccaagaaTTTAAGACAGACgtcaaaaaacctttttattacCGTTAAGAAACCTCATAGACTTGTCACTTCTCAAACAATTTCTAGATGGTTAAAGGTGATTCTAAAGAAGAGTGGGTTGGATACGAACAAATTCACAGCTCATAGTACTCGCCATGCTGCGACGTCTGCAGATGCGCGAAAGGGAGTATCTTATGACTCTATTCGGCTTGCAGCTGGCTGGTCGGAGAAATCCTCTGTTTTTGCCAATCATTATAACAGACCTTTGCTTCAAAAAGACAATTTTGCAACGACTTGTTCTTAGTTGTTAGTATTATGATGagtttttatctttaagtttCTTGGTTCTAATGTTAGTataggaaaatattttccagatttgttatttgtcatattaagtaggtatatttttattaagatttaagttatcttgaaaaataattgtatgtaatatatattatttttataaataatatataaataaatatattattttgttgcCATCCTTAGAATTAATGTTGCAACTTGCTTTAAATAGCTACCTGTTCTACTTATTTACGAGACAAGGCTGTAATATAAATAacagatcaaacgaacttacctaagtgaagttcgatctgGATTATATGAAGCCttgtcgaagtaaataagtccCTTCCCTACCCTATTATCTATTTCCCTTGGTTGCAACAATGTAGCTTTGAAGAAGACTGAAGGTATGCAATGGATTTAGGTATGCAGGACCggggttttttttatttgctttgaatTTGTGTGAGACTCGATGCCATCGGAGATACTACCTGTTctacttatttacttcgacaaGGCTTCATATAATCcagatcgaacttcacttaggtaagttcgtttgatctgtTAATTTTaggctaatattaaataaaaatatcgtaTGTTATCAGAAATACATTTTAGTGCCTTTAGTTTTAATACCTTTCCgctaatttgaaaaatttctttaaaaaaacgtaGTTTTGATAGTTAGGCGAACTTGACTCAGACAGGGCTCGTATAAGGATCTAAAAATACACCAAAAGGTACTCTGGCCACTTCCTCGATCCCAACCGACTAAAGCCGCCgctaaaaatagaaatttcatttttaattccGCTGTTGAAACTCACATAAACTAGTATAAATATTGCCGAACAGTTTTAACATTATGCCTTTGGACAGAGAAAGATCTTTCAGGATGAGTGCCAGGTCGAAAGGACCAATAAGGCACTACCACGTGCCGAAACAGAAAAAACACAAAGAAAAACTAATCGATTGTTGTCGAAAAATGATGACTTTCATGTGCACTCAAGTGGGAGTCGGAGCTTTGGTTATCGGATACACCGTTATCGGGGCCTTCGGTTTCAAATATATCGAGCTGCAAGGGTAAATATGAATGTTTAAATAGAAgaatttatgagaaaaaaaacgGAGTTCTCTCAGCTCGAACAACACGGAAATCCTGCAGGTGGCCCGAATCAGAAACGCTACGGTGAAGGAGCTATGGAAAGCTGTggaaaagaataatatttttgagaGAAGAGAGTTTAATTATGACGTCGGTAATGTTTTGTTTCAGCATCAGCTTGAGGTGGTAAAAGTGTTTAAACAtggtaagttaaattaaaacgtatcatttaaaatttttatttaaattcttgcGAAGGTTATGATGAAAGACTGACCAAAGAAATATGGACTTTCCCGGCAGCTCTGATGTTCTGCCTCAGCATTATCACCATGGTGGGTTATGGCAATATGGTACCTAAAACCAAAGAGGGGAAAATTTTGACTATGGTATACGCTTTGTTCGGAATACCtttgtatatattatacttTAAGGTATCCCACTTCAAATAGAAATGGTGctccaaattaatttaaattatttttaaaatagaacatGGGGAAAATATTGGCGGGCAGTTTTAAATGGATTTATAGGCGTTTGTATGAGTGTTCCACTGAGCAAGACGAGGAGAGCCAAAGGAAGAAGATTATTGTGCCAAGCACTGCCTGTCTTTGGGTtatttttgcatatattttaaCTGGTAAAATCGCAAATTTATTAAGTCAACGTAAGGATAAAAAGTGTGTTTTTAAGGAGCCATAATGTTTAGTGAATGGGAAAAGTGGGACTTTTTAGACTCCACCTATTTCTGTGTCACATCACTTGGTAAAGTTGGTTTTGGTGATTTGGTGCCTGGAGCCGATGTCACCGCTTATAATGATGGAAACCAAACTAAGTTAATCattaatttcatatatattttattaggttTGTATTGTTTGTTTGTATAtcagtttatattaaaaaaatttcatttggcAGGTCTGGGTTTAGTAGCAATGTGTTACAACTTAATGCGAGAAGAAATCAAGGAAAAACTGAGGGAAATGAATGAGGATTTCACCCAATGTTTGGAAGATACCAAAATTCGGTTTTTGATTTGTTGTcaaaaatgtcgaaaaaaacCGGAAGTGGATGAAATGTATGAGGAGTATTCAATGTAGAGAATTTTATTTGTACAGTTTTTAGatgtatatattttcataataaagaaattaaaatatttactagaTATTTTAGGAATCGTAGTTATTCTTAATGCTCTGAAGCTGGCAGACACAACCAAACTGTCCATAAAGTACAAAAAATCCTCACAATTACATATTAGGAAAAATCTACtcagttgttttattttatctcCCTGTATCTTGGTTATCAATTCAGCTAAATAATCATCTTATTTGTATCTCTCACTTACAGGCTCTGTAtacttttgtaaatttaaaaaaaaaattaagcatctCTTCTCACTTCTTCAGACTGATTAGTACTCAAGTGGAAGATCTGCTTGAGGTCTTAGACATAGACATCCCAGTTGACCCACTGAAATACTCAAttcaatattataaagtgtattttaaaaatgttcctTTCCTTGGCacgattttaatatttcttcatATTAGTCTTAGTACTTATGCGCTGAAGCTGACAGACACAACCAAACTTTCCATACACTAAAAAAACCtagttatttgttttattttaacccCGGTATCTTCGTAATTAATTCAGTTAAATCATCATCTTATTTGCATTAGATCTACAACTtgttaagttttataataacattCCATATATTTCCAGATTTCTTCTCATACAAAGCCTGTAGAGGCATAATTGACATTACTAATATGTACTTAATGACTATAAAAATAGGCTAAATGGTCACAAAAAGAATATTAATGTACCAAAAAaggaatgtaatttaaataaactcaaGAACTATGAAAATATCACTAgatatgcctggaatataataAACTCtcgcattaaaattaaacaaaaaagcgAAAATCTTGCTGATAAAATCAAGTATGAGGATACTAAGATAACTATCCAAACTGAAatagaaaatgcttttaataagtttcatttttttttgagacatATGCATATGAATCGTGAATTTCGAAAAGGGCTTATCTCGCAAAAACGTAATTTTCCAGGAAAAGCTAAAAACTGAATTGCTTCTGACAGATTTGAACTACGAAAATAAGAATTTTCCTAATATTCACAACCTTTGTTTGACATCTTAACCttgccaaatttttttcttttcaaataagTATACAtggagaaaatggaattttccGAGATGAAAACATTAATGAAGAAacttcaactttattttttaaagaaagatacaaaaaactaaaaaaaatccttaaagatcaacatttttttttgttaatttatttggaaaataataacaaataaaaagtaactcTGCTAAAAGTCTTGTTCGATGTCAGCTCCTGCTTCTCTGTCAGTAGTCGGCCAGCTCAAAATACTATCGGAAAAGTCTTCATATTCTGCAGGTATATACTGCCTCAACTTTTTCAAGTCAgacatttttaagttatttattggCAGGTTTGAGGAGTAGCATAGAAAGTCTTCAATAGTAGGAAGATTAGCACAAATACCTTTAGTTTTTGAAAGGCTAAAAGTTTCAGTATTAATTTCGCTGTCAATGAAGGGGCGCCATAAAACTTCTCCAGGCTTTTCTGGATTAAAGTCAAATTCATAAAAAGTTGAAACTTGAAAAGATACTTTGTTTTCTTTAGCAACTTTTTTCCATAGCATCTTTCTGATAACGGTTTTGCTTTAAAGTGTACTTTGCACCATGCCTTGAAATCAATGATATCGGTATAAGTTATCGTTTTTACACAGAATTTGTCTGTTTTAGTGCCACTGAGTATTAAATTCGTATACTGCTCGTGAGTAAATAAACGATCTTCTCTTCTAATTTTACGCTTTATGGTTGCAAAATCTCTATCGCAGTCATTAAAGAGGTCATTCCTCTTTggggaaaataaagaaaaatttttaaatttcgagtAAGTGACAAAGcgataagatattttattatggtattatttttattctgcccAGGACATCCGTCGCAGAATAAATGTAATTCTGTAATATTTCCAGgaacatttttacatataaagtcatttaaaaacgAAGCTACTTCGTTTGGTCCCTTCAACGCTTGGCCCTCGTGATAGGAATACAAAGTTGCCTTCCCCGTTTTCATATTATGTACGCAGAATTCGTATACCCAAAGTTGGCGGTAATAGAACACTTCTTGAACTGGAAGTACTGGCAGTGGTAGATTCTGCATATAATAGAAAGACAATCCGAAAATGGTACTGCCGTTCTCgttacatttttctataatagctttggctttattaaaaaacttcgaTGCCCGACGCTTATGTATGATTAGCTCCGCACTGGCGACCCTCTTGGCATTATCGTTTAAATGGGGATTCTTCAGTTTAACGCTAATTTCTTCACATTTTGAGCGCACATCAATTTGTGGCCTACCAAATGCCAAGTCAAAATTtacattgaaataatttctaaaaaactgataatttaCTTTGCTTTCTGGATATTTTGCCGAAAATCTCTGATGCAATATTGTCACATTCAAAACAGATGATAAGTATTTTTCTACAAAGTTATTTGAATAGTAAATTTCTTTAACAGGAATTGACTCGATAAAGTTGTGAATTAAAGCACATGTTTCTGTGGGCATTACATTGCTTCTAGACCCGGCAAATTTTCCTCGCATATCGTGGGggcttttatttgcaatttttagtaGTCGAATTCTCTTTATTCTCTTGTCGGTAACACCATGCAAGTTTAGAAAGGCTACTTTACATACTTCTTTTCTATTTCCATCTGCTtcgataaaatacttataagaGTAACTCTTTGGCTTACTAATTTTATCTTCTTGACGTTCAGAAGTATCCTTCACAGGGAACGCCTCCATCAATCCTTGAATATATATGTCCTGTTCATCTTAACCATTTATGCGATTCAATATTGCTTTTTTGGCATCATCGAAAAGATCGAAACATTTTCGAATGCACCTACaaagataaaactattttttcacaaaaccatttttgtatatattatatataatatctaCCTACTATAccctatttcagaagtgtgtagagcaataaaacctcattaggtatgcaaaagtggtacctggtgatccaccaatattttatgccactaccttagttgggtattagtttcaatgtaaaattctttcttttcgttgattgcaggtagtgccacccggttttgggtcaatttatgagttttgcccattgttacccactgataaacattaaaaacggttcgccaaaggcgtgcaactgggacttgttttttaccttataattaatgtacttaaatgctattttattttagaaagttacttttgtttaaatggaataatatatttttttcacaaatttattgaacataatatgtagagtaaaacagttgaaaatgtcacttttggatctggcactttttgaacagtgtataacaaatttaaattataatagattgtagtcttcttcgtcatctgacgaactgtcatcacctcttgacattataattaaaggatcgactgtctgatcgatgaggttgtcacgatcccacattttgtcctcttgcttaattacatgctggactgcttttcgccaattctctggtgtcgcttccgtaatggcttaatcaaacagtagcttaacatctttcattttaaaagtcgtgttttatcttgctacaaatccttttacctgcgcccatatcagttctataggatttagttcgcaatgatatggcggtaagcgcagtacagttatattatatttttcggctatatcttccacggcgtatttcatgaaacgagttttgtgtaagtttgctattgccagcagttctttttttatcaaatttgcttcaaacgcaataccttttgcagtcagccaatcgataatttcttgctttctccaacttgaagttggcgtcttctctattcgccgtgaatgatagcttgcgttatccataaccaccaccgaattagccggaagaaattttatcatttcaccaaaatagtcctcgaaaacgtctgagttcatgtcttcatggtaatctcctgtgcgagtcgactcaaaggttagcagaccttcttttaaaaatccctcttcgcttccaatatgtgtgattataagtctttttccttttcccgaaggtactttaatacccgtagacaggccttctatgaaagcttggcgagcactggttatatttttgtcttgccacattttttggactatataaccttcgttaatccacgtctcatcaagataaaaaactttcttttgctccctgcggtactgcttgatacttctcaagtattgtcgtctccaacaaacaatttcgtcgctctccagtaaaagtgctttgcggttatgcttttcccaggcaaaatccatattttttaaagttttccataaaagttttctacttatcaacggaatactgtcatctcggccaagctccattaaaattttgtctagggtgggtatttcctttttaaaataaaaagagtgaacttttcttcgaattatacatttagcattttcatcaaggacttttgtaggtcgtcctggcttttgcttgggagattccacttgacctgctacttttctttcccgcaacaatttgaaaatggtggactttccaattccactcattcgagaacatttttcaacaatttcttgcacagtaaaactagggtaatcgtgttttatgcaatcatgtacatttaaaataataactttttcactcagaagtggagaatttttagtacatcttttcgttggactgaatacctccattttttaaatattgggataataatattgtgactacactacagcgtagcagtgactactaacgtttaaaatatgatttaaaagtatttatagtctgtatatattacctgaccccatttttgcatgttacaaagcgttaaaagataggtacctatacaaaaggattaaaagtatttatttagtatttaatctctttcaaaataaaggcatttaatccgtgaaaattaaattcataaatattataagtacctgcgcctatgaactaccacgaaatgtagccaaacagaacggaattccccagtttattgctctatacacttctgaaatagagtataaataaataacattatttatttacctctATCCACATctcctattattttttaattatgtaatagAACATAGGCCCAGATTTCctacaagaaaaatttttaccCAGGTGGTTTGTGTGTACCAGTCCCTTAACTTTggcttttttgataattacatttttatacatttcaCTATTTCTTACACTTTCTTTCTCCTTGCTTCTTTTTCTCTACTCCTGTATCTGCCTCGTCCGAACTACTAGACTTACTCattgtttagaaaaaaactaCTAACCTTGAACAAAACAGTACCCAAAATATGTGATTGTTTACTAATTCAAATGACAAACTTGACGTACACCAAGCAACTGTCGTAAAGCGACTGAAACAAGCAAACTTTACGATGCCTATACTCCAATAAAATTCACatcttataaaaataagaaatcccCTTTTTACGAAAAGGACCCATCTCAGCAAGATGAGTCCttttcgaaattttgttttaaaaccacGAGTTCGTATTTGTAAGAACAAAATCAGATATGAGCCCTTTTCCTTCATAAAATGTTGGCCTACTATTGAACCTGAAAAATTTGCGGAAAAGTCAAATTTGATCAAAATCTGAGTTGAGTCCTTTTCGAAATTCACGATTCATATATTATAAACTTGGTTTTTCCAGAACCAATGACAGATCCTGTAGTTTATATTCTTTTGAAATGAGTGACTGACAAGAAGTCTTATGGAGTTGAAGAGAACATGGCACTTCTCCTATAAAGGACTGTATAGAAAATATCCTCACTCCATTTACTTGATAAACCTGTCATTTGAACATGGATATTTTCCAGCTGAACTTAAAAAAGTGTTAGTAGTTATTGCAAGTATTTTGCTATAAAGTTGGTGGCCTAAGaactaaaattaatgaattaattaaagttgttttatgCTCGCACtatgatattttgatatttgttGAGAGTTGGCTCTCTGATGACTACTCCGATGCTGAACTGTCTGTAAAGTGATCGTTCACCTTCTTCTAGCAGCAAAAGTCGCGGAGGAGGaattttgatatatatcaagGATGTTATTGATTCAGGTGTATGATTCAGTCGaacaattatatatattatgtagaaTTGGTAGTATTAGCTTTATAATTGGGGGAGTTTATATTCCCCCAAATTCTGCAATTAACTTATATGAAAGTCACTGCCATACTGTTGACATTCTCAGGCAAGAATATTCAAGctgtgatttttatatttttggtgattttaatgtaccTGATTCAAGTTGGGGGAATGACGACAATGGTGTGGTGGTGACTTGTCCTTTAAACTCGGCGGGTCTAGTTTTAGGTCAGCATTATGCTTGTTtgagtttttatcagaatattaCAATTCCAAATGATAGGCTTGTTTATTTAGATCTAATTTTTTCAAGCAAGCAAACTCTTGCTGTAATGGAAGCAGTTGATTGTCTTTTTGAGGGGTCATTAAATCACAAAgggtataattttgaaattgattttagttGTGAAACTCAGTCGAATTTAAACTATGTAgagttttattatgattttaaaatgggTGATTATATTggtattaataattacttatgTGGAATTAATTGGGACTTGGTTTTAAGCTCAGCAGACATTAATATAGCAGTCTCACATTTTTATCATATACTGGATATGGCTATAGCACTTTTTGTTCCCCTAAAGAGATACAAAACTTCAAAGTTTCCTAGTTGGTTTTCAGctgaattaagatatttagttaGGCAAAAGAAAATTGCACACAAATGCTACAGGGTCAGTCATAATGTGGCAGattatattactttttcaaaCATTAGGGCTAGATGTAAAACTTTGA of the Anthonomus grandis grandis chromosome 3, icAntGran1.3, whole genome shotgun sequence genome contains:
- the LOC126733719 gene encoding uncharacterized protein LOC126733719 isoform X2, with amino-acid sequence MPKHSRKRQHFCSRSRERKNRRLEKRLAEMQRQLDEINSREKRRRLESMGSSRGGDAGEPSAYFSPYDSDLSPRHSVRETVRVDVHQLNSDSEQQENNPQPPIVQSEEAEEKSVSSEVLQILGDESINKTVLGPPIYEAVVPRWSNILQNGLSEENIQVLLQKHIILEVSGSTSVKSRG
- the LOC126733719 gene encoding uncharacterized protein LOC126733719 isoform X1; the protein is MLQALRAGSVPEEALEICLASITTSTIQQYNSALKLWWQFRKSRNMKVYSASVPDILKFFTTQFKNGATYTSLNSFRAALTQILGPELTSDFRIKRFFTGVHSLRPTAPRYNYTGNPCIVLTYVKSMSNETLSLQDLTYKLAILIALATGQRVQTLANIEVENIIIDENKVEVKIPKKLKTSAKGRIRPTLLLPFFNQDKKICLARTLIEYLNKTKNLRQTSKNLFITVKKPHRLVTSQTISRWLKVILKKSGLDTNKFTAHSTRHAATSADARKGVSYDSIRLAAGWSEKSSVFANHYNRPLLQKDNFATTCS
- the LOC126733717 gene encoding TWiK family of potassium channels protein 12, encoding MPLDRERSFRMSARSKGPIRHYHVPKQKKHKEKLIDCCRKMMTFMCTQVGVGALVIGYTVIGAFGFKYIELQGSNNTEILQVARIRNATVKELWKAVEKNNIFERREFNYDVGNVLFQHQLEVVKVFKHGYDERLTKEIWTFPAALMFCLSIITMVGYGNMVPKTKEGKILTMVYALFGIPLYILYFKNMGKILAGSFKWIYRRLYECSTEQDEESQRKKIIVPSTACLWVIFAYILTGAIMFSEWEKWDFLDSTYFCVTSLGKVGFGDLVPGADVTAYNDGNQTKLIINFIYILLGLGLVAMCYNLMREEIKEKLREMNEDFTQCLEDTKIRFLICCQKCRKKPEVDEMYEEYSM